In Sphingobacteriaceae bacterium, the following proteins share a genomic window:
- the accB gene encoding acetyl-CoA carboxylase, biotin carboxyl carrier protein, with protein MKLTEIQDLIKFVSKSGVSEVELETKEIKIVIRTPKSGQPVMMQAAPMIAAPVATPVAQAAAPAVTPGATDKGTTTGGIDESKYITIKSPMIGTFYRSAGPDKPVFVNVGDEIAVGKAVCIIEAMKLFNEIESDVKGKIVKVLVNDATPVEYDQPLFLVDPS; from the coding sequence ATGAAGTTAACAGAAATTCAGGATCTCATTAAATTTGTTTCTAAAAGCGGCGTGAGCGAAGTTGAATTGGAAACAAAGGAAATTAAGATCGTTATCCGCACCCCTAAGAGCGGACAGCCAGTAATGATGCAGGCAGCGCCAATGATAGCAGCGCCGGTGGCAACTCCGGTAGCGCAAGCAGCTGCACCTGCTGTAACGCCTGGAGCTACTGACAAAGGTACTACCACAGGTGGCATTGATGAGTCAAAATATATTACTATTAAATCGCCTATGATCGGTACTTTTTACCGTTCTGCAGGTCCTGATAAACCTGTATTTGTAAATGTAGGTGATGAAATCGCTGTAGGAAAAGCAGTTTGTATTATTGAAGCCATGAAATTATTCAATGAGATTGAAAGTGACGTGAAAGGCAAAATTGTAAAAGTTCTTGTAAACGACGCTACTCCTGTAGAATACGATCAACCATTATTTTTGGTAGACCCTTCTTAA